The Nostoc commune NIES-4072 genome includes a window with the following:
- a CDS encoding DUF5131 family protein, with translation MPTNIEWADLTDNIIRAKRGGWWCQKISDGCKNCYSEKLNQNSFFGGNKQPYSGQPPELVLDTEAIRKWRFQRKPKKHFVSSMTDVFGEWIPRSWQHEMLDGMFVAPNQIFQILTKRPEIMLSSMDEWLSCHGLDKLPLNIWPGTSIENRRTLEERSQFLTKIPALIRFWSVEPLLEDLGDITQYLNDVQLVIVGGESGPNSRPCHIEWINSIVQQCQQSKTPVFVKQLGANAKFGGQQFKTRNKKGGDIEEFPLHLQVRELPLSICG, from the coding sequence ATGCCAACAAATATAGAATGGGCAGACTTAACAGATAATATCATCCGTGCCAAGCGAGGCGGTTGGTGGTGTCAAAAAATATCTGATGGGTGTAAAAATTGCTATAGCGAAAAGCTAAATCAAAATTCTTTTTTTGGTGGGAATAAGCAACCCTACTCTGGGCAACCACCAGAGCTAGTGTTAGATACAGAAGCTATTCGGAAATGGAGGTTCCAAAGGAAACCTAAAAAGCATTTCGTTTCTTCAATGACTGATGTTTTTGGTGAATGGATTCCACGTTCTTGGCAACATGAAATGTTAGATGGAATGTTCGTTGCTCCCAATCAAATATTTCAGATTCTCACCAAACGCCCAGAAATTATGCTGTCATCTATGGATGAATGGCTTTCTTGTCATGGACTAGACAAGTTACCTTTAAATATTTGGCCAGGAACTTCGATTGAGAATCGCCGCACTTTAGAAGAACGTAGTCAATTTCTTACTAAAATTCCGGCTTTAATTCGGTTCTGGTCAGTTGAACCATTGCTAGAAGATTTGGGCGATATCACTCAATACTTGAATGATGTTCAGTTAGTAATTGTTGGTGGTGAATCTGGCCCAAATTCCAGACCATGCCACATTGAATGGATTAATTCAATTGTCCAACAATGCCAACAATCGAAAACACCCGTATTTGTGAAGCAGTTGGGGGCGAATGCGAAATTTGGGGGGCAGCAATTTAAAACCCGCAACAAGAAAGGGGGAGATATTGAAGAGTTTCCCCTTCATCTGCAAGTTAGAGAATTGCCTTTGTCTATATGTGGCTAA